GGCGAATAAGCTGCCGTAAGCGGCGTACCGGGCCGAGGGCAGTTCGAATCGCAAAAAACATCAAAAGCCCCGTCAGCATAACCATGGCAAGGAAACGGGTCACCGCTCGAATGAACAGGTCCCTTGCCAGGGCATCACGACCCGAGAGGGTATGACCGACCCAGATCTGCACCGGCTCCACGGATTCCCAACCAGCAGACTTCAGTTCACGCCCGTAAAGCCTGATGGGTGCGCCAAGGTACTGAACGAACTTCCACACGGGGTGGCCTTCGGCTTCCTCGCGAAACGAATCGGTCACGAAACCGTCGAGATTGCCCGTCACTTCACCGCCCCCTGCGTCGAGGATGCTATAGAACACTCGCTCCTGCTGATCGGTGGCGAGAATCTGCAAGGCCGCGGGCGGTATCTCGACGATAGGGCGCCCGTCCTGCCACTGAATTGACTCGGTGATGGTAAGGCTCGCAGCTTCAAGCTGACTGTCAAAAGCACGATTGGCTGCACGCTGGGCGCTGGTGTAGGCCTCGACAAGCAGAAACGTACCAAGCACGCCAACGGCAGCCAAGAGCCAACCCCCCAGGCGTTTTTTCAGCGTTCCGTCGACGACGATCACGCGACATCATCCTCCAGCCGGTAGCCCAGGCCTCGCAGCGTGCGGATGCGAACCCCCGTTCCCGACAGACGCTTGCGCAGGCGGCTTATATACAGGTCAAGTGCGTTGGGGCCGACCTCTCCGAAACCGAACAGTCGATCAATCAGTTGCTCCCTGGGAACAATGCGTCCGGCGTGGAGCAAAAGACCCTCCATTAACCCCAGTTCCCGGGGGGGGAGGTCCAGGCGTTCATCGTGCAATGTCACCTCCCCAGAGGCAGGGTCGAAGCATAGTGGTCCGAATCGAAGTTGATTGTCGGTGCGCCGCTGGCTTCGCCGGAGTAGGGCGCGCACCCGGGCTTGAAGTTCCGCAAT
This sequence is a window from Marinobacter subterrani. Protein-coding genes within it:
- a CDS encoding response regulator; protein product: MRLLIVEDDPLIADSLIKGLTPLGNTVEVFSNLREARSAMAVGHFDLLVLDLGLPDGSGLSLLSELRKKGDVTPVMILTARDGVAERVQGLDLGADDYLTKPFSIAELQARVRALLRRSQRRTDNQLRFGPLCFDPASGEVTLHDERLDLPPRELGLMEGLLLHAGRIVPREQLIDRLFGFGEVGPNALDLYISRLRKRLSGTGVRIRTLRGLGYRLEDDVA